In one window of Scyliorhinus canicula chromosome 17, sScyCan1.1, whole genome shotgun sequence DNA:
- the LOC119952440 gene encoding mid1-interacting protein 1-B-like gives MMQITDVKNNRRTLFNAVNRFITSVTVMGETIMVPSLLRDLPVKEDDPHRKSNVSRQRDMYDNYLLLKSIRNDIEWGISNEQIKSDLESRKAKEEDVDSGDLQRLLHHHLDGLYNVLSKLTLQANHLTNQYTRELGINNLER, from the coding sequence ATGATGCAGATTACAGATGTCAAGAACAACCGACGTACCCTGTTTAACGCTGTAAACAGGTTTATCACATCTGTCACCGTCATGGGCGAAACTATCATGGTGCCGAGTTTATTGCGGGACCTCCCAGTGAAAGAAGACGACCCTCACAGAAAAAGCAACGTCTCCAGACAGAGGGACATGTATGATAACTACTTGCTCCTCAAGTCGATCAGAAATGATATTGAGTGGGGCATTtccaatgaacaaataaaatCTGATCTAGAGTCCAGAAAAGCCAAAGAGGAAGATGTTGATTCTGGAGACCTCCAAAGACTTCTCCACCACCACTTAGATGGACTTTACAATGTCCTCTCCAAGCTTACACTGCAAGCTAATCATCTAACCAACCAGTACACAAGAGAACTTGGAATTAATAACTTGGAGAGATAA